CCGGCAACACCTTCAGTCATTCAAATCCAGAAATCAGTTGCTTGATTCCGCCAAATTATCATAAAACACGAAACAGAGCCTTACCGACGATAAACGGAACCTTAAGCGGGACTTTTTCCGGGGAAGCATTCGTCATCGCCTGAAGTGAAAAGTGATTTTCCGCGCTGCTCTTTATTGCAGCCACCACATCAGGTTCCATCGTCTATTAAAACCACAATCATCACATCAAATTCAAAAAGTCCCATTAGCGAGCTCAATTCGTGAGTAAATCTTCATAAAAACTTGAAATTCCGTTGCGATTTCAGcttttacaaaacaaaaaatcccCCAACCTACAAATTCCGATACTGTTCTACGGAAGCATTACCGTGAAATCCGTGAATTATGACTCGAAACTAAGATCCACTCGTGCGCATGAGACGATGATGATCAACGTGCATACGTACGTATGAACACATGTATGAAACCCATAAACATAGTTACGCGTGCGTTAGGTTTGTATGTGTGAGGGATTGTAAGTAGGAAAGGAATCAGAAATGGAATTGGattgaaattaaattgataacCTTAGAGACGAACAATGGTGCGTTGTGACAGTGTATGATTTGCTGCGAAGAAGGTATAGTCCAGATGAAACGGGAGCTCGCGGGAAAAGCGCATGCGTTATTTTGACACCAATTTAGGTagcgtttggaaagcaggaaaatgttttatagaaaatgagtcatttttcggaaaacagtttcatttccagtgtttgaaTGTATTATGGAagtggttcattttctggaaaattgatagaattgtataattaaacattgtaattgttttatttaaaatataaaaaattataatagttattaaaataatagtatttaataaaaaaaatagaatttataaacaaaaataaaaaaaagaaaaattttaaaaaaatgtagcaaaggtttccGGCGGTTTttccacctccttggtccatggtcatgggtgatatgacttggttttggtcgaaaacatgcgaaacagctatTCTGCCGATttcgtaaaatgacttacggaaaaaaattccgtaagtcattttccggaaaatgaactgattttccttggtcaacggaaaacattttccggacgttgccaaacacagaaaactcagaaaacattttccaggaGTCATTTTACaagttaccaaacacacccttaatttgtAAACCATCCCCTCAAACCCATCTGAGAGACACTTCAAGctactagactacaaggtcattaacattcaaatattttgcttgattaaattaaaaaaatataaaattatgttcGGTTAATGGTCAAtgtattctttaaaaatttgatttattcGGAGTGAACACTTGTAATATTACCAAATATCTCATCTTTTTATGAAAGAGTCGTGATATACGCGCATAATCCTATCATATTCGCATAAGATAATATTATACCTCTAACTttatcttcttatttttttgaatacaccTTTAACTTTATCTTAAATCCCGACTTTTAATAACCATTTATGTGGTAGCAATATTTGGATTTGTAAGGTAACATGTAATCTAATTGACTCAATAATTTAAACaatatgtaataaatttaaCGGGTCAGTGGCTAGTGGACTATACGAGCCAAATGTGATGGAGGGATTCACTGGGCAAATCCGATTGCATTGTGGGGATCATGTTGGGCCAACTTACACTTGTCACGTTGCATGACATCATAGTTGTTTGTCGGACTGAGTGGTCATGTTTACCAATTACTAGTGTTCTCTAGAGAGAGTTGTCAAAACTCCTAAGTCCCGCCAACAAGCGTTTAGCGTGCTGAGAAGTCGGCATGTCTGCCACGTCTCTTACATGCACTTGGCAGTTTCGGGGCGAAAAAAGAGTGTCCACGTGTAGCAAAATATCTGAGTCACCAATATCCATCGGGGTCGGTTTTAAGCGTCAGAAAGTACTTCTTCAAGGGCTTATCTCATGGTATCAGGATCGATGTCAAGTACTTGGGTCGGGACCGAGCACAATACAATTAGTATAAAAGTTCATTGAGCTAGTAGAGGCTTAAGCAAATTAAGCCCTTCAGGTCGAGTCGGTCGATACTAACCCAAGGTCGGATCAAGTTAGGAAAGGGTCCTCAGTACATGGATAGTCGGTTCTGGTCAAGTCCGTTGGCGTATAGGTCGGATATATCGGTGTATatttactattaatttatttgttttttcattATGATGCTAATAAAACTgttaaaaattgtcaaattattATGCAAGGAAATGTGATTTTTGACAATCAAAGTTGAGTTAGTTGAAAAGTTGATTGATAATCGTAAGGtgcataaaatttttaaatcaatcTTCTATAAGAGATGTTTATCAAACTTATTAATTTAAACTGATTAGTACATTTTCAAATAACGACTACTAACTATTCACAAAGACTCTAGTTTTGGTTCTTTACCATTTATAAAAGTTCCTTGGGCTAACCCAAGGGTGCACGGTGTTATCGTACACCTATACCTCAACACTGTAGGCTTATTCAGTTCATTACCTGAAATCTCGAGGGTTTATGCGCAGTCCCCAGTCCCCGGCAGCGAAGTGATCACTtctcatcaccatcatcatgaGGCTCCTCCAAACCCTAGCTAGTATAGTATTCTCCCTCCATTGAAGCTTAGCCCTCAGATAGAGCGCCAAATCAGAGCTGAGCTAATTCTGATTCACTTTTTTTCAATACATTTTCAGGTAAAAACCGTTTGCTGCTTCGAGGCGTCGGGCGAAGATTCTTCGCGGCGTCGCCTGAGGAGTACGCCAAGCGAAATTATGCCAACAATGACTCCGAGTACAACACCGTTATAACCTCCATCACCGCTCAGCGAAGGTGATTGCACTTCTgagcattatttatttatttatttattttgatgtgTACATATAATTTCGGTTCGTGAATTTAAGGTGCATTTGTGTGATACGAGCAGACATTATTTGTTGAGGGATGTGTATGATGACATGATGCTGGATGGTGTAAAGCCAGAGAGGGATACATTTCATTCGCTGATAGTGGGGACTATGAAAGGTGCTCGATTGCAAGATGCACTGTTTTTCAGGGATGAAATGAAAGCCATGGGTTTGGTTCCAGATGTATGTGTACTCTAATTAGCAAGTGCTAGTGTTATCAGTTTGTCTTAACTATTTGAACATTCCCTTTTATGGATTTCTGTAGTGGCAATTCATTAGGAGAGTATTCATTATGAATTTGAAGTAATACCTGTTCTCTGAAACTTGGGGGATATTAATATACGCATTGCAAATGTTGCATCTTAATTGCACTCTTTCACACATGCTACACATACAAACATAAAGAAACAATCCATTGTAAAGGAAGCCTGGTGTTTTTTCCCcttaaatttgtattattaaaacatCTTAGTGCAGGTGGACTGAAATATTGTCTTGAACTTTTTCTCTCCTCTAATTTATTGTTCTCTGTAAATGAATTATACTTCCTCACCTCATTATCCATTTATATCAGTAAACAACCATGCTAAACATTTTGCTGGATAGATTTCTAATTTTGCACCCAACGTTTGATCATTGCATTCTAGCTTTAGCATTTTTGGTTATATCACATGTGATCAACAATGGCCATTGCTTTATTCCATAGGTTGCTTTGTACAACTTCTTGATTTCTACCTGTGGCAAATGCAAGAACTCTGATCAAGCAATCCGGGTATGGCCACTTTTCTTATCTTATCACTCTCTGAATGATTTCTAACTTTAGTGATGTTTATTTTGTTCTGTCTTTATTTTGAAGCATAGGTTttagaagaaatgaaaagatcAGAAGTCAAGCCATCTGGACAAACCTATGTCTGTCTACTTAATGCATGTGCAGCTGAAGGTCGACTAGATCGAGTGTAAGAAAATTTTTTGATGTTCTGATTTTCCCTTCTAATAAATATTCTTTTGAAACTTGTGGATGTGTAATGGTAAGAAAGGTTAAACTAGCTAGAGTCTTGTTACAGATGGCTGGATCAGGAAATTTTCAGCAATCTACTGAAATAATATTCATTTGACCAAATGGTTTCCATTTCGTTGTTTCTTGCCAAAAAATACTTCCCCACTTGTAATTTGAACCTATAATCAGTCGTAGTATGTGGACTTATGTCATGTGCCTTAGTATTTGGTCTGTTGTGAAGCCTACGTGACTATGAGCTTTGGTTTATTTGGTCACTTGCAAGGCTGAACACACAAGCGCATGTCTATTCTCATTAGCATCCAATTCAGAACTTCTTAATGTTGCAGATATGCAATTGTTCGAGATATGACTGCAGCTGCTGTGGGTTTGAACAAATATTGCTATGCTGGACTTATAGCTGCTCACAAGAATCAGGAACCTCTTGCTGATGATGTAGCTTCTAAAGTAATGTGCAATTAAACCTACATACTCTTAACAAGTTTTGATTGATTCATACATTTCAATTATCCtgattcattttcttttgtggGAAGATTATTGAGCTTGTTGAGCAGTCAAAGAGTTGGTCAGAGGTTGAAGCTCCGAGAGATATTCCTCAAAGATTTATGACAATTACTTCTGAAGAAGAACTTTACAACATCCCTACTGCTGAGTTTGTAAATCGACGTGCATTCTTGAATAAGCAGTTAACTGTGTACCATGTTGCCTTTCATGCTTGTGCGGATCTGAAAAATGTGGAGGTACTTTAGCTACATTATCAAGATTCTGTGCTCTTTCCTTTCTACATGGCTTATCCATAATTGCATTCAATCCATAATTGAATAAGTTACTATGTAATCATTGCCAtaaactttaaataattcttccttttaaacaaaaaaaaaaaaaaagaataaagaaagtAGAAAAAACCTCCCCTAAATCATCAACTTAATTTGGAGACCATTAGTCTACTATTTATGGTTCAACTTTAAGCCAATATCTTAACCTATACTATGTAATACCCATTAACTTGatccattttacattttaagcTATAATCCTGTTTACCTTTAACTTTTCCTACTTGGGTGTATTTCTGTCTTTTCATTGTTGTGATGGCAGCTTAACTGTCTGAAAAGGGATCCTTATCCACTCAGTGTTTCCTCATGTTTAAGAATTTCTATTTCATGTTATATTGTTATGGCAAAAAATCTATATAGTCAGTCATTTGGTTCATTTCTCATAGGTCAATTTGGTCCAAATTCTGTTTATCCATGGCAGGCTATTGATACACTTCGTCAGATGCTTGAAAAGGATGATAAAACACCTGATGTGTTCATCCTGATGCAACTCATGAGGTACGTTATTGTCAAAGCACTTACATATTACTTGTACTTTAATATTGTCAGTGACTCAGTGTATTGTGCAAGCTCATTTTATTAAGTTTGAAGGACTTTTCAGTTTAAATTGTATGTAGAAAAAGCACTTCAGATATATGCATACAATTTTTATATGGgagtaatatgtatataattatgttaACAACCCAGTTGGAGATTAACCAACCACAtcagggggggggggggggggagagtaTACATTAACATGTGGAATGGTGGAAGGGTTATGGTAAGAACTCAGAACAGGAATCCAAAAATACAGCTTTTAGCAGATAGAATGAATGTCTTAAGCTATTAATCTAGAATCTTTGGCCAATAGAGCTACTACTGAGCTTGAAACCAGAAGCTTAAGAGCTTAATCTTTTTGTGAACACGCACATATgttgttttatattatatttaccctCAACAAACCAACATGTTCATATGCTGCATGTCAAATTCAGACCTCACATTGGTTAGTGTCAAGTTGCATGCTCAAACATATTGCATGAACAGCTGCCCCTTTGGGGTGCTGAAAGTACTTGAAATATGAATACTACATTATCAACTCAAGTGTCTTAAATTTGTTTTGAAAGCTGTGttcatctttatttattttattttattttatttttgttcattcTTGGTTCTTCTGAATCCTGTGCACAATGGTGTCGGGGAAAACTGTTCTCGTGATTTTGCTAAAGTTTGCAGTACCAAAATTTGATTGCAATATACA
This portion of the Ipomoea triloba cultivar NCNSP0323 chromosome 5, ASM357664v1 genome encodes:
- the LOC116019895 gene encoding pentatricopeptide repeat-containing protein At4g35850, mitochondrial, whose amino-acid sequence is MRLLQTLASKNRLLLRGVGRRFFAASPEEYAKRNYANNDSEYNTVITSITAQRRHYLLRDVYDDMMLDGVKPERDTFHSLIVGTMKGARLQDALFFRDEMKAMGLVPDVALYNFLISTCGKCKNSDQAIRVLEEMKRSEVKPSGQTYVCLLNACAAEGRLDRVYAIVRDMTAAAVGLNKYCYAGLIAAHKNQEPLADDVASKIIELVEQSKSWSEVEAPRDIPQRFMTITSEEELYNIPTAEFVNRRAFLNKQLTVYHVAFHACADLKNVEAIDTLRQMLEKDDKTPDVFILMQLMRCYLHTGDLDRGHKIFEDYINSGRPPIIELYVTLIEGAMVGYTTRGMQIAQDTLLAMNQRNFVLSAKMGTDLLLAAAGEKSGGYTVANLIWDMMVGRNINISLHAVEAYYQGLKDREIPADDPRLMQVEKSYKDLKRRFGRTF